The Euphorbia lathyris chromosome 2, ddEupLath1.1, whole genome shotgun sequence genome includes a window with the following:
- the LOC136219263 gene encoding early nodulin-like protein 7 yields MHFYKVVVSSYEFQVGGHKGWTKPPPNDAQIYNHWATQNRFHVGDSLHFKYENDSVLIVNATAYEKCDVSNPIDTFDDGDTVFKIDRDGLFYFISGHIEHCMAGQKMVLRVMVQPRLQDNGSDDWDAFNWGPPLNSTLTNSSIASYFLTAFGGVFALLYLLM; encoded by the exons TTGTTGTGAGTTCATACGAATTCCAAGTTGGAGGACATAAAGGTTGGACTAAACCACCCCCAAATGATGCTCAGATTTACAATCACTGGGCCACTCAAAATAGGTTCCATGTTGGTGATTCTCTTC atTTCAAGTACGAAAACGACTCGGTGTTGATAGTGAATGCCACGGCTTACGAGAAGTGCGATGTATCGAATCCGATTGATACATTTGATGATGGAGACACAGTTTTTAAAATAGACAGAGATGGGTTGTTTTACTTCATTAGTGGACACATAGAGCACTGTATGGCTGGGCAGAAAATGGTATTACGTGTAATGGTGCAACCTCGACTGCAAGATAATGGTAGTGACGACTGGGATGCTTTTAACTGGGGACCTCCTCTTAATTCTACACTTACTAATTCTTCTATTGCTTCTTATTTTTTGACTGCTTTTGGTGGTGTTTTCGCCCTTCTGTATCTGTTGATGTAA